In Candidatus Nealsonbacteria bacterium DGGOD1a, one DNA window encodes the following:
- a CDS encoding O-antigen ligase family protein produces MNFYFPFVGPKGIYFMALAEMVFFIWVALAWRWKEYRPDLKNPLIAAALLFWAVSFAAAIFGADFSASFWSKFERMGGILMLSHLTAFMIVISSVFEKRDWRRLFGAGVGVALVIGVQAIFDLRETSRGGGFIGNDSFWAAYLLFNIFIALYLFLSQKFDENKNLKIFFGAAFLIMVFCLFFENTRSWNSLVNGNFQYPRDGLIRDVIDSGARGVKLAFLAGMAFLGILWMSTRKKIALKAAGLLVLLGAGIAGTAIVVFSFNQGSAIHSAVASKFGEGAIRARIVVWDIAWKGFLERPYLGWGPENFNLVFARYYNPCLGTPECSSAIWYDRAHNIIFDTLNETGVIGLASYLLVFAAALYILWKGYLAGKIDFVQAGVFTALLGAYFLQNLTVFDMVASYLMWFMCLGFIAWLHRFGSQEKKVWPQSFEWWQVLAPAGAGIICFNFFVLGPAMAGYDAVQAASSILGSPQRMQLYREALGSSPLGRYQIRLFFASQWIQAMETEGIPGKLTQKQIEETFVFIAGELENSVRESPLDFQSYLQLGRVYNSWSKFDKSKLTLAWDALEKAQKLSPKNQQSYWDLARTKLYQSQPDEAAVLARQAYDLYPNNAQSKTILEQINAIQSRAAGSNE; encoded by the coding sequence ATGAATTTTTATTTTCCGTTTGTGGGGCCCAAAGGAATTTATTTTATGGCGTTGGCCGAAATGGTGTTTTTTATTTGGGTTGCTCTCGCTTGGCGATGGAAGGAGTACCGGCCGGATCTAAAAAATCCGTTGATCGCCGCCGCGCTGTTGTTTTGGGCCGTATCTTTCGCCGCCGCGATTTTTGGCGCGGATTTTTCGGCCAGTTTTTGGTCGAAATTCGAACGGATGGGCGGGATTTTAATGCTTTCTCATTTAACCGCGTTTATGATCGTTATATCGTCGGTGTTTGAAAAAAGAGATTGGCGGCGGTTGTTCGGCGCCGGCGTCGGAGTCGCGCTGGTTATCGGAGTGCAGGCGATCTTTGATCTGCGCGAAACATCGCGCGGCGGCGGGTTTATCGGTAACGATTCTTTCTGGGCCGCTTATCTTTTGTTCAATATTTTCATCGCGCTGTATTTGTTTTTATCGCAAAAATTCGATGAAAACAAAAATTTAAAAATTTTTTTCGGCGCGGCATTTTTGATAATGGTATTTTGCCTTTTCTTTGAAAACACCCGCAGTTGGAACAGCCTTGTCAACGGCAATTTTCAATATCCGCGCGACGGTTTGATTCGCGATGTCATTGACAGCGGCGCCCGCGGCGTTAAACTTGCGTTTTTGGCGGGAATGGCTTTTTTGGGAATTCTATGGATGTCAACTCGGAAAAAGATCGCGTTAAAGGCGGCGGGATTGCTGGTTTTGCTCGGCGCGGGAATTGCCGGAACGGCTATCGTGGTTTTTTCTTTCAATCAGGGGAGCGCGATTCATTCGGCGGTGGCTTCAAAGTTCGGCGAAGGCGCGATCCGCGCGCGGATTGTGGTTTGGGATATCGCCTGGAAGGGATTTTTGGAGCGGCCTTATCTGGGGTGGGGGCCGGAAAATTTTAATTTGGTGTTCGCGCGATATTACAATCCGTGTTTGGGAACTCCCGAGTGTTCATCGGCGATCTGGTATGATCGGGCGCATAATATAATTTTTGACACCTTGAATGAAACGGGAGTGATCGGTCTGGCGAGTTATCTTTTGGTTTTCGCCGCCGCGCTGTATATTTTGTGGAAGGGCTATTTGGCGGGGAAGATTGATTTTGTCCAAGCCGGCGTGTTCACGGCGCTTCTTGGCGCGTATTTTTTGCAAAACCTGACCGTGTTTGATATGGTGGCGAGTTATTTGATGTGGTTTATGTGTTTGGGATTCATCGCGTGGCTTCACCGTTTTGGATCGCAAGAAAAAAAAGTTTGGCCGCAGTCGTTTGAATGGTGGCAAGTTTTGGCGCCGGCGGGAGCGGGCATCATATGTTTTAATTTTTTTGTTTTGGGTCCGGCGATGGCCGGCTATGACGCCGTTCAGGCCGCTTCTTCGATATTGGGATCGCCTCAAAGAATGCAGCTTTATCGTGAAGCGCTGGGATCGTCGCCATTGGGAAGGTACCAAATAAGATTATTTTTTGCCAGCCAATGGATTCAGGCAATGGAAACCGAAGGAATTCCCGGCAAGCTCACCCAAAAGCAAATCGAAGAAACATTCGTATTTATCGCCGGGGAACTGGAAAACAGCGTCCGGGAATCGCCTCTTGATTTCCAATCATATTTGCAATTGGGACGGGTTTACAACAGTTGGTCGAAATTCGACAAATCAAAATTAACTCTGGCTTGGGACGCGCTGGAAAAAGCCCAAAAACTGTCGCCGAAAAACCAGCAAAGTTATTGGGATTTGGCCCGGACGAAACTTTACCAATCGCAACCGGACGAAGCGGCGGTCCTGGCCCGGCAGGCCTATGATCTTTACCCGAACAATGCCCAGTCAAAAACGATATTGGAGCAAATAAACGCGATTCAATCCCGAGCCGCGGGTTCAAACGAATAA